The following coding sequences are from one Pseudomonas mendocina window:
- a CDS encoding TRAP transporter substrate-binding protein: protein MNRRNLFGAALALMAAIGLVGCKDDKAGSEPAAASAAPAQTFHWKMVTAWPKNYPGLGTAAERLADRINAMSAGRLTVKVYAAGELVPALEVFDAVSRGTAEMGHGTPYYWKGKVPAAQFFSSVPFGLSTLEMNAWLSHGGGQALWDETYAPFGVKPLSAGNTTMQMGGWFNKEINTLADIQGLKIRMPGLGGEVWSKLGAITVNLPGGEIFTSLQTGAIDATDWVSPYNDLAFGLHQAAKYYYFPGWQEPQAVVESMVNQKAFDALPADLQAIVVEAARASTLDMMDDYVFNNAKALQNLKDHGVQFKRFPDDVLQAMRQQSEEVLDALAAENDLNARILASQRAFLKEASAMHELSEKELYNWR from the coding sequence ATGAATCGCCGCAACCTGTTCGGCGCTGCCCTGGCCCTGATGGCCGCCATTGGCCTGGTCGGCTGCAAGGACGACAAGGCAGGCAGTGAACCAGCCGCCGCCAGCGCAGCCCCGGCGCAGACTTTCCACTGGAAAATGGTCACCGCCTGGCCGAAGAACTACCCGGGCCTCGGCACCGCAGCCGAACGCCTGGCCGACCGTATAAACGCCATGAGCGCCGGGCGCCTGACCGTCAAGGTCTATGCCGCCGGTGAACTGGTTCCCGCCCTCGAAGTGTTCGACGCGGTCTCCCGCGGCACCGCCGAGATGGGCCACGGCACCCCCTACTACTGGAAGGGCAAGGTACCGGCCGCGCAATTCTTCAGCAGCGTGCCGTTCGGCCTCTCCACCCTGGAAATGAACGCCTGGCTCAGCCACGGCGGCGGCCAGGCCCTGTGGGACGAGACCTACGCGCCGTTCGGCGTGAAGCCGCTGTCGGCCGGCAACACCACCATGCAGATGGGTGGCTGGTTCAACAAGGAAATCAACACCCTGGCCGATATCCAGGGCCTGAAGATTCGCATGCCGGGCCTCGGCGGCGAAGTCTGGAGCAAGCTGGGTGCGATCACCGTCAACCTGCCCGGCGGTGAAATCTTCACCTCGCTGCAGACCGGTGCCATCGACGCCACCGACTGGGTCAGCCCCTACAACGACTTGGCTTTCGGCCTGCACCAGGCGGCCAAGTACTACTACTTCCCGGGCTGGCAGGAGCCGCAGGCAGTGGTCGAGTCCATGGTCAACCAGAAGGCCTTCGACGCCCTGCCAGCCGACCTGCAGGCCATCGTCGTCGAAGCCGCCCGCGCCTCGACTCTGGACATGATGGACGACTACGTCTTCAACAACGCCAAGGCGCTGCAGAACCTCAAGGATCACGGCGTGCAGTTCAAGCGCTTCCCTGACGACGTGCTGCAGGCCATGCGTCAGCAGTCCGAAGAGGTGCTCGATGCCCTGGCAGCCGAGAACGACCTCAACGCGCGCATCCTGGCCTCGCAACGAGCCTTCCTGAAAGAAGCCAGTGCCATGCACGAGCTCTCCGAGAAAGAGCTGTACAACTGGCGTTGA